GTCATGGCTGCAGCCATACTCAAAGCTTGATCCAACCACTTCTCGCTGTATGCTTTAAGCACGCTTCTCGCAGAGGAACCTGCGATTGTAAGCTCTGCCTTCCGCTTGCTAAGCGCCAGGAAGAGCGCTAGGAAGAAGAAGCCCGAAACAAGCCAGGGGGATGCTTCAACTCCAATGAGGACGGCTCCCGAAACTACGCGGATAAGGTAGTTCACCGCTATCGCCGTAACATCGACCACCTCAACCCTTTTCAAGAGCAAGCTGTAGAGCAGCGAGAGGCAGATAAACAGCGCGACAAGCAGCGCGAAAAGCGGGTTGAGAGTCAGCGAGAGCGCTAGAGAGGCCGTAGACAGGAAGGCGCTTAGAGAGGCGGCCTCCCTCGTAGATACCTGGCCCGACGGTAGGGGCCTGTTCCTCTTCCGGGGATGCAGCTTGTCCGACTCGATGTCCCTAATGTCGTTGAAGATGTAGATAGAGCTTGAAGCAAGAGATAGCGATACGAAGCCCAGAGCCAGCGGCGGATAAACGCTGGGGTCGACTAGCTTTAGCGCGAATACGGCCGGCACCATCACTAACCCGTTCTTGTACCATTGCTCAACCCTCATGAGCTTGAGGTACACTCTCGTTCTCTTTCGCACCACGCACCGGGGGAACTGATCGAGGATTAAAGCTTGCCCCACTAGGAGGCCCAAACGATGTTTCATCCGTAAAGTGGGTGAGCTCCTCAGCTGGGTCACGCTTGCCGGCGC
This genomic interval from Thermofilaceae archaeon contains the following:
- a CDS encoding UbiA prenyltransferase family protein is translated as MVRKRTRVYLKLMRVEQWYKNGLVMVPAVFALKLVDPSVYPPLALGFVSLSLASSSIYIFNDIRDIESDKLHPRKRNRPLPSGQVSTREAASLSAFLSTASLALSLTLNPLFALLVALFICLSLLYSLLLKRVEVVDVTAIAVNYLIRVVSGAVLIGVEASPWLVSGFFFLALFLALSKRKAELTIAGSSARSVLKAYSEKWLDQALSMAAAMTIVTYAIYCAEVPLGRRLVPTIPVMAFFLLRYTLAMEKGAGEHPHEVILNDKPTLIAAAALVISVLILAYLPLTL